In Drechmeria coniospora strain ARSEF 6962 chromosome 03, whole genome shotgun sequence, the DNA window TCCGATGATTCTCCTCCATCCAGCGGCAGTGGCTCGTACAGACCTGATCCTCGATACCTCTCCATGGTTCTGTCGATCCTCAGGCGCTCGTCGACCTTTACGGCGCCCTACGTTAACCTCAACCAACAAACTTGTCCGTCACTCattcaacgacgacgacacctgATGCACTGCAACCACAGCCCTGTGTGCGGGCATCCACGGTCGAGGCGAGCATTGTCACTCCTTCACCGTCATCGACTGTAGTTTTCGAGAAACGACATCTCCAACCTTTGTCGGCCTCCACAGCACCCGACCGGCAACGGCCACGGCCCTCGAAAGTGGGCGACTACGGGACGAGGCCAGCTTCGATACTCTACCTCCGCTTGATAAACAAGCTCGGGGGTTTCCTCCTTCTGCGTTCCACCTGCTTTTTGAGCTTCAAGGCGCTCTCGCTTGGATTGCTTGCTGCGCCCGTTGTGTCCGGTGCCAGGCCCTGCTGGCtggacagcgacgacgatgatgcggcGGTGTCTGTCGAAGTTGCATTCGGTCCTGCCAAAAGCTTGCTGACCAGTTCTTTGGGAGATTTCGGCCGAGCGTCGTCATCACCTGCCACGAAGACGACTTGGGCCGGGGATTCTGCACTTGGCTGGGAGTCGATACGACGAGGCGTGGGATTGCTTCCCGGTGTGTCTTCTttcgtcttggccgcctccttggcgTCCTCGCTCCCTCCCTTGCCCTTTAGCTGTACCCCCGATGGGTCCTGGAGCTTGATACGCAACGGCTCAGTTGTCGGTATGCTGGCGAAACTAATCGATGGAACGTAGTTGTAGGGAACGAgaggtgccggcgccgcctccgcctcggcaGCTGTCCACACAGTCTCAAAGTCTTCCTCCAAGAGTGCGGCCCAGTCAATCGGCTCCTCCAACGACAGACTCTCGGGGGCAACTTCCGGTGTCGCTTTGGTCTCTACGATAGACACTTCCTTGGCTTGCGTTTCTTGTTCCTGGACGGGCAAGGCAGAGCCGCCTAGGACCGAGGGGCTCACGTCTTGCCTATCTGCTCTGCCCTCTGAGTCCCCTTTCGGCGGTGTCCAGACGGGGAGGTTGTCGTCTAAAACCACGAGAAAATCGTCCAACGTTCGTCTCTCCACTCCAGCGGCGAAAAACTCGTCGATAGGGTCTGGAACAGCCTTCGTCACGGCCAGCCTGTCGTCTGGAACCGACGTCGGTGTGTTGGCCAGCGCGACTctggcggcagcgacggatGCGGAAGCGTCATTCTCAGAGCTCAGCGTCAATATGGAAAAGGCATTAACGATCTCGTTAAAGACGTGATGCACGTCATCAACAGTCAGGAaggccgatggcggcaaaGTGCCAACATCAGGCATGCTCTCATTTTTGACTCCATACAAATCTTCGCTGCGAGGTGCCGGTCCGGCAGCgcgcgcctcgtcggcggtgagAGATGGGTTATGGAGATTCAAGTACTGGTCGAGAAGGGCGTCGCTTTCGCACGCCGCAGAGCACTCAATCTTCACTATCTCGGCTGCGCCGGGCGTCTCCTGGAGCCGCTGGTGAGAGCTGTGCAGCTGGCAGGCATCATCAAGGTCCATCAACTCCCAACCCTCGTCGACAGGAGGGACGCTCAAGGTGAGTGACACTCCGGTGCTCTCCCACTCCATCATGGAGTTCTCCCATGCCGGCTGTGTTGGACTGATGGAAAAAGTGGCACGGCGTGTCCGAAGGACATGGTCCAGCAGATGCTCCTCGTACGAGGTCTCCTTGTCAAACCGGCCTCCTGGATAGAGGTGTGTGTCCTCGCCACCCAGCTGTAGACGGAGCGTCTGCTGATCCTCTCCCTCGTCTACGACTTCGAATTCGAGCTCTCCAACTTCACTCCGGCGCTCGGTAGAGTCCTCCTTCGGTTCTTCGGTGGCATGTGCCaatggtggtggtgaaggGTGAAAGCTTGGTTTGCTACCATTCTTGGACAACCCTTTACTGATTGCGCTGTTTGAGTTCGCCAGTTTCTTGCGTCTCAATCCCTCACGGTTGTATTCGTATCTGACCGGTCTATGTCGACTTACAGATTGCTCGGTTTCTTTCCGGGAGCTTCCGTGCAGCAACGATCTCGTTTCCCTCGTGCGAAGGCGCGGAGAGATCACATCTCGCTTGTTATCATTGATGGGATGATCAAAAGTCTTCTTCTGTGGGTAGTTGGCTTCCGGAACAAAACAAGACACTTGTTGAGGGTGGCTCTTGTTTGCGGGAAGCCGAGTACCATATCGCCCGACCCGGGTCGACTTGCATTCATTCTCACTTCGCATGCATCCTATGAGATCAGCCCTTACCAGCCCAAGAGCTTTACTCGCAGGGGACCGGAAAGAGGCCTCGGCGGTCGTTCGCTTCCTATCGGCGCGGTCCAtcccctcgtcctccgagAGGGCATGATCGAGATGGTCGATGAGCGTAAAGGTCAGAGAGGCGAGTTCGGAAAAAACGAACATACAGACGGCATTGCAGACTTCGTTTGTCCACCCTCTGACGCTTACATCGGCGGCAGTATCGACGCCGATGACTCTGGCGGACCAAGCCACCATGATGAGTCGACAGCCACGGAGAGGAGAGACAACCAAGATCTCGAAGCAGTGTAGGAGAGGTTCCGGTAGCAAGGCGGGAATGCTCGAGAAAAGGGTGGCCATCCAATCGGTCCAGACACGTACCAGAGCAAGCAATTCCCTGATGATGCACGCAAGCTGGAAGgagatggtgatgatggtgccAACGACAAGGCAGTGCAACATCGCCATGGTGACGATGAACACCGCCTTACCACCGAAGGAGACGATGGAATTCATCTTGCGCGGATCTATCAAGATGAATGATATCATGAAAGAGAGGTAGATGGCTTCGAAGCTGACGGCAAAGCTGGTCCACGATGGAAACATGCGACTGTCGGAACGGATGTGTCGACGGAGAGTCGAGCGGAGGATCACGGGTCATTGGGAGAGTTGCTATGATGCGGCCGTGCAGAACTGAATGAATTAGAGGGATGGATTTTCGACTGGGTACTCCCCATGGCCATCTAGGCTTTTCGGATACTGGAAAGAGGTGAGTGAATTTGAGGTCGAGGAAGCAAACGGTTGCCAGTCAACCACACAAGAACAGTGTCGAGTTGAGACGAATGCTGTCGGCGACAATGGTTTGAAGGCTCGGTTAGGAACTGGATAATGGGTTCAATTATGGACCAGGGAGACGACTCAACTACCGCCGCATCACCGCGATATGGTCTGCCAAGGCCTATCGAGTTGGAGGAGCGCAGCCGACCGAGATCCAGGATCGGTAAGCCGGCGCAACGGGCGCAACACCCTTCAAGCCAACCAACAGAGGCGGCCAACGAGTTATACAGCCGGTTTCGAGAACAAACGTCCTCCCCGTTTCTGGGTACGCCGAAAATAAACCGACTGGTCCGCCGCGTCTCGCCGCAAGGTCGTTTGTTACTTTGCAGGCGGCTGCAAAATGTTCGCAAACGCGAAACGAAACCACCACCACACTGCACCACTCTGCTTTCTCAGCGCATGGCCATCAGCACACACAGCATGTACGTGAGGAATATGACGCGGCAGAGAGAGTGAGGCCCTTGGTTTCGACGTGCGTATAGGTTTGTTGAGTTGCTTATGGCCGATCCGAGGCGAGGCTCTGCAAGTTCAGGTCGACAGCACAGGATCGTTGGGGGAACACAGCAGACGCACATCTCAGAGCACAGGGGATGCGTTTATTAATACAGGGAGCGCTTGTTGGATCTTCACTGATGCGGCATGTCTTGGTACAACAATGCATTCAATTCACGTCCATTTGTCGCACATGTGTAACAACTTCATTGCCAGACCACAGACAACCAGTCCAAAAGAAAGCACCAGCCCATCCCCGAAGGTGATATAAAATAAGTAAAAATAATAATAAGTAGCTAGCCATGTGGTATTGTAGAAAGCCAgtccgtcatcgtcgtcattgTTTTCGTCATCAATCGTAAAAACACATTGGGCCGCCCCCGGCCAGCTACTTCTTTCCTCTCGCAATCAACCTCTGCTGcaattccaccatcaccTTGCTCCaatcctcgccctcggtcgtCACGGATGGGCCAATCCTCGCCATCAGGAATTCGACAATCTTGGCGAGGTTGAAATGCTCACCATACACCAccttcgcctcggccgagattCCCACGTCCATCCTGTCGGCGGTGCTGCGGCCGTGCAGATGCAAAGTGACCTCCACCCTCGTCTCGATGGGCGGCAACAGCAGCGAGCTCGTCATGGCCACGCTCGAGTCAGATGTCTTGATGACCGTCGTCGGGAAGGTGACATGTACGCGATTGATACGCGATGACACCAGACGCGCCTTGTCCCAGCCGTCACGAACTTCGTCCAGCAGGTGGCGGATCTTGGTCTGGCCTTGAGGCAATGCTCGGATGTGATCGCGTATGCACTGAAGGAGCACTTCCCTctccgccctcctcggcgcctgACTTTTGTGCTCTCGCTCATCCGCAATGTACCAAAGGTCGATCTGGCAGCTTGGCTGGTGAGGCTGGAACGAGGCAACGTCGAACACGACTTCTGTCTCTCGCCGGTACGTCATCGAAAGTGTCGTTCCGGTCAGTCCCGTGACGGCCCAGCCGTGTTGCCTTTCGATCGTGTCGACGCCATCTAACGTGCTCCTGTCAGCGAAATGCACCCCGATCAAAGCAGGAATCAGGGGGATGGCCGGCATACCTTTCAGCGCGTTGACTTCGCCGATTGTCCAGCCACGGCACTCCTCTCGTGTCCGTTCCGACTTTTCAATGTCTTGGACGCATTCTTGCTTCCGCTCACGCAGCGCTTCCACGTCGGACGTTGATTTCTCCAATGCCTGTCGGAGCTCGCTGAtgagcttcttcttctccgcgATATCGCTTTCGACCCTGCTCAGTTCCTTCCGAGCAGCCTCGAGCTCCGCGGGATCGCAATCGGCCAGTTCCTGGGCTGCCTCCTCGAGGTTGCCGCATTCCTCTTCCAGGGCTTGATGGCGCGCAACGACGTCCGGGAGCACGCCTGCCAGCAAGTcttcctgctgctgcagcaccTGATTATCCTTCGTCATCCCTTCGGCAATGTTGATTAGGCCTTCCTTGAGACCGTCCTGCAGCTTCATCCTCCACTCGTACCACATGGCCTTGCTCAACAGCCTCGCGTGAGACTTGACATTCTTGAACTGATTGTCCATGAGCGCCTTGACATCCGGGCTGGCCGAGATGTACTCTCGGAACAAGGGGGGGTTCTCCTCGAACGTGTCGTTTTCAATCTCCTTGACCATACGCCGCCCTTCCGATATGTATTTCTTCAGCTCGCGGCACGAATGCTGGTACAGCTCGAGCATCGGTACCGTGCAGGCGCCCGCAACAACGCAGCGCTCCAGGCACCagccgtcatcgccctcggccgccgtgccaTCCTGTAGGCTTCCGGGTGCGATGGTGTGACGGCGTTTGGTCGTTGTCAATTCCATGAACCGTATCGATGTCATGTCCAAAAAGTCTTGCAGATGAATCTTTTCCTCTCCTTCCTCGAGACTTGCACCGTCGTTGCCTCGCGAGTTGTGGaagccgacctcgtccatgGCATCGCCATCCTTCACCCGAAGTGCGTTGACATGCCCACtgagcggcgacgacggtgacgaggccaTTCTGCTGTCGCCATGCTCGAGGCTCTTCCGAGCCGACCTCGTGAGCCGTCCTGTCGTCTCGGCTTTCGATGGCGGTTGCTGTAGTTTGATCCGTTTCACCGGACTCTCCTGGCGCCCCTTGAGCCGCTTGCCcgtctcgtcatcctccGCTTCTTCGTCATCCAACTCGGCCGGACGCTTGCCCAAGAGACCCATGGCGCTTCCCACGTGAAGGCTCTTTCTGCCCTTTAGAGGCTTCCGCTTAGGGCTGAGACTGTTGATCATTTCCCGCAAGTTGAACGTCGCATCTTTGTCCTCTTGGCATCCGTCCGTCTCTCGTTCCATGATCTTGCCTCGGCTTTCTTTGCTATCCCCCTCTTGCCTTTCTCCACAATCCTCTTCCGCCGGTTCGTTTGGATCTTCAAAGGCCACCGTTCGCCTCCCTAGCACAAAGCTACTTGAGGATTCGCCGAGGGAACCCCGGCGGTCAAACAAAGCGGCCACTTGTGGAGATCCAAGGCCTGAACGGTCCGCCCCGAGGCCTGAGAGCTCCCGCCTTTGTGGGCTCAGGATaatcgtcggcgtcctggTGCCAGTGACAGCATTGTGCTCGAACAGGGAGTTTCTCTGTCGGCTGGCCCGttttgccgacgacggcgttgtCACCGCCATATCGGCCTGCGGTTTCTTCCGTGAACCTGATCGTGGACTCGTCATCTGCGCGGCCGTCGCATCATGCTGGTTGCTGAATGCCGGCGTTTTCTTGGGCGTCGACAACTTGACGGGGGACGGAGTCCGCGATCGTGGGCTATCCATCAgcgatgccgttgccgcctTGTTCGCAGACTCTGGTGCCCGCTTAGGCGTCGACAGCTTGACAGGTGATGGAGTCCGTGATCGTAGACTCGCCGTCTGCGATGCCGTTACAGCCTTGTCTGCAGATGCTGGTACCTGCTtaggcgtcgacggcttgACTGGTGACGGAGTCCGTGACCTTTGGGTTTTCATATCTAATGCAGCCACAGCCTTGTTCGCAGAAACTGGCGTCCTCTTGGGCGTCGACAATTTTGCAGGCGACGGGGTCCGCGATAACAGGTCAGACTTTGGTACGCCTTGCGATGAATCGACAATACTGCGACGTAGTCCGTGGCCCCGAAAAGCGAATAATTCGTCGCGTTCCGGCGATGCCCCAGCCTGCTGGATGGCCGGTAGCCTCCTCGGAGAGCTCCTCGAGGGTGATACCAGTGACGCCGCCTCTGCAGGTGTGCCTATTGAACCATTTTCTCCCTCCACCGCTTCGTCCATTGATCGCCTGGTCGGGGTGTGGGGAGTTGTCTGATTGTCCATGATGATTCCCCCAACGGCAGCGGTCATGTCCATGCCCATCGTCGCATCGTCTTCGAGGGCATCGCGGCTTGAAGAGCTGTCGTTGTTCATGATACAGCCAACACCAACCGTCAGATCCATAGCATCATCATCTCTGCTCATCTTGGACAGGCGGCGAAGggagcgtcgtcggctggccGGTTCGTTCTTCCCCTTCGTTCTACCGAGCACGCCGCCCATGACAGTGGTCAGCTCCATCGACATGTCCTCGTTGTCGGCGATGTCGTCTTGAACTGGGCTTCGCGGGCGATGGATGCCACCGAAAATGGTAGTAAACTCCATcgtcgcatcgtcggcggttGTTTCCTCCTGTTCGCCCGATGTATCTGCATGGCGCGGCCCTGTGGGGGTGTCGAGTATGCCACCATAAGCTTGCGTTACGTCCATGGACATTTCTCCATCTTGATCCTGCTTCATGTTCCGTGATGGCCTAAGGATTCGCCCAACCGCATGCGTCATTTCCATGTCCACAtccacgtccacgtccatCTCCATTTCCGTTTCACCatcgccctcttcctcgtaAATATGGTGAGGTTGTTGAGTTGAGGTTCCACTGGCTGCCGAGGCGTTCGTCGATTGGCCGGGCTTCTTAATCCATCCAAAGGAAGGTATAGCCTCCTCTCCGTcatcgagctcgtcgtctgcCTGGCTCCCCGAACGTTGGGTGCCGGCTCGATGAGCGGCCATTCTCAGTGCCTCATCAAGTGTGGAGTCCTCACCCGTCGCCACCGACCGTTCCGATGCGACTGAGACGCCGGTCATCTCCTCCGCTTCGATTGTCATCATTGTTCCGTCATCGGAGTCGCTGCTGGAcgcttcttcctcctcatcTTCTTCAATATCCTCCACGGCATCCGCGGGCTCCGAGTCGGAGCTATATATGGTTGATGCGAttgtgtcgtcgtcggcgccgccaaaTTGAATTGGGGGCAAGCCGGAGCTCCGTCTTCGTTTGCGTTCGTGGAGATTCTTCTGGTCGTCTGGCGATTGAGGTATGCTGTCTCCCTGGGATCCGAACGTCTCTTCACTCGTACCAGCAACAGAACCGCCGAGGGAGGATCGTGCCAACGAGGAAGCTCTCCTGGTCGAGTCTGTCGACGTTGTCGAGTCCTGCATTTCTTCGACTTCATGAAATGTGTGAAGCGTTGCCTCGGCCGCAAAGGAAACTCTCCGGTTGGCCAGTGATTTGCGACGCGCATCTCGCCTCTCGCGCTCCTCTCTCTCGCGAGCGGCGGCTTGCTGTTCCTCCTCTGTACGAATGGCAATCTTGGAGCCATTGGAATCTTCCCCGGGCCTGCTCGAGGTGGTTGCGGTTGTTGCCTCGCGGTTGTTTCCTGCCCGTTCTGTGCCTTGCGGAGCTTTCTTCAGCGGCAAGAACTCCAAAGGTGAAGTTAGGGCTGGCTTGAGGATCGATCGTGGAAGCTTGATGGGAGCTGCGAGAGACTGCACGATCATTAGGAAACATCACCATTTCGGAATTCATCGGACCGTACCGCTCGCCTGTTTCCATTTCCATGTTTCAAGGCATCAAGCCCTCCGGGTCCCATGCTCTTGCTCCTCGATTTCTTACGATTGGCGGCCAACGTGCTGCCGAGGTCGACCGTTGCGTTCTCCTTATCCATGGCCTTTCGCGTATCGGTGTAGGCACCTATAGATTTCCGAGTCCGCCGCATAGCGGGCATCGTAACCTCGGCTGGCGAAGGCATCTTGATGGCCacgagggagggggaggggttTGTCGTGAGAATCAATGAAGTCGACGAAAGCGAGGCATGGGTGAGAGTCGTGTTTTGTTTACTTCCCAATTCGGGCAAGGGTAGATGCTCCGCCCCCGAGCCAGTAAttaagcactgtacggagtactccgtacttactgcagCTTGAAGCACAGGTGTgggtacggggtacatgtTAATAATTCCTActtgagtacggagtacttttaGGCTTCctcaagtacacctacttacagtacttgagtgcATTTACTCCGAACTGTAGAGAATATTAATGCAAGTAATTAACAGTTCAGAGTAgttttacatgtacttgagtaagtgcatgcacagctGTGCTTGGACGGAGAAATGGaaagtattacggagtacaagtacttacgtcgttgtaagtaagtgtacagtacggagtaagtacagtacctacggagtacttatggGGAGGCtgcagtaggtacggagtacttcataccttagtacttagcaccgtactccgtacagtacatgtacggtaattacctgtacttacttaagagaaagcaagtacggagtaagtacaaggagggattacaagtaataattacttgcaagtaagtaagtaagtagataatactaagtactccgtac includes these proteins:
- a CDS encoding chromosome segregation protein, whose amino-acid sequence is MYPVPTPVLQAAVSTEYSVQCLITGSGAEHLPLPELGSKQNTTLTHASLSSTSLILTTNPSPSLVAIKMPSPAEVTMPAMRRTRKSIGAYTDTRKAMDKENATVDLGSTLAANRKKSRSKSMGPGGLDALKHGNGNRRASLAAPIKLPRSILKPALTSPLEFLPLKKAPQGTERAGNNREATTATTSSRPGEDSNGSKIAIRTEEEQQAAAREREERERRDARRKSLANRRVSFAAEATLHTFHEVEEMQDSTTSTDSTRRASSLARSSLGGSVAGTSEETFGSQGDSIPQSPDDQKNLHERKRRRSSGLPPIQFGGADDDTIASTIYSSDSEPADAVEDIEEDEEEEASSSDSDDGTMMTIEAEEMTGVSVASERSVATGEDSTLDEALRMAAHRAGTQRSGSQADDELDDGEEAIPSFGWIKKPGQSTNASAASGTSTQQPHHIYEEEGDGETEMEMDVDVDVDMEMTHAVGRILRPSRNMKQDQDGEMSMDVTQAYGGILDTPTGPRHADTSGEQEETTADDATMEFTTIFGGIHRPRSPVQDDIADNEDMSMELTTVMGGVLGRTKGKNEPASRRRSLRRLSKMSRDDDAMDLTVGVGCIMNNDSSSSRDALEDDATMGMDMTAAVGGIIMDNQTTPHTPTRRSMDEAVEGENGSIGTPAEAASLVSPSRSSPRRLPAIQQAGASPERDELFAFRGHGLRRSIVDSSQGVPKSDLLSRTPSPAKLSTPKRTPVSANKAVAALDMKTQRSRTPSPVKPSTPKQVPASADKAVTASQTASLRSRTPSPVKLSTPKRAPESANKAATASLMDSPRSRTPSPVKLSTPKKTPAFSNQHDATAAQMTSPRSGSRKKPQADMAVTTPSSAKRASRQRNSLFEHNAVTGTRTPTIILSPQRRELSGLGADRSGLGSPQVAALFDRRGSLGESSSSFVLGRRTVAFEDPNEPAEEDCGERQEGDSKESRGKIMERETDGCQEDKDATFNLREMINSLSPKRKPLKGRKSLHVGSAMGLLGKRPAELDDEEAEDDETGKRLKGRQESPVKRIKLQQPPSKAETTGRLTRSARKSLEHGDSRMASSPSSPLSGHVNALRVKDGDAMDEVGFHNSRGNDGASLEEGEEKIHLQDFLDMTSIRFMELTTTKRRHTIAPGSLQDGTAAEGDDGWCLERCVVAGACTVPMLELYQHSCRELKKYISEGRRMVKEIENDTFEENPPLFREYISASPDVKALMDNQFKNVKSHARLLSKAMWYEWRMKLQDGLKEGLINIAEGMTKDNQVLQQQEDLLAGVLPDVVARHQALEEECGNLEEAAQELADCDPAELEAARKELSRVESDIAEKKKLISELRQALEKSTSDVEALRERKQECVQDIEKSERTREECRGWTIGEVNALKGMPAIPLIPALIGVHFADRSTLDGVDTIERQHGWAVTGLTGTTLSMTYRRETEVVFDVASFQPHQPSCQIDLWYIADEREHKSQAPRRAEREVLLQCIRDHIRALPQGQTKIRHLLDEVRDGWDKARLVSSRINRVHVTFPTTVIKTSDSSVAMTSSLLLPPIETRVEVTLHLHGRSTADRMDVGISAEAKVVYGEHFNLAKIVEFLMARIGPSVTTEGEDWSKVMVELQQRLIARGKK